Proteins co-encoded in one Apodemus sylvaticus chromosome 6, mApoSyl1.1, whole genome shotgun sequence genomic window:
- the Nkx2-1 gene encoding homeobox protein Nkx-2.1 isoform X1 — translation MPRLWWLPKTWRRAKTNARQPPSLHSSQLRRTRSTPLRVHPTRSALSRRRIMSMSPKHTTPFSVSDILSPLEESYKKVGMEGGGLGAPLAAYRQGQAAPPAAAMQQHAVGHHGAVTAAYHMTAAGVPQLSHSAVGGYCNGNLGNMSELPPYQDTMRNSASGPGWYGANPDPRFPAISRFMGPASGMNMSGMGGLGSLGDVSKNMAPLPSAPRRKRRVLFSQAQVYELERRFKQQKYLSAPEREHLASMIHLTPTQVKIWFQNHRYKMKRQAKDKAAQQQLQQDSGGGGGGGGGAGCPQQQQAQQQSPRRVAVPVLVKDGKPCQAGAPAPGAASLQGHAQQQAQQQAQAAQAAAAAISVGSGGAGLGAHPGHQPGSAGQSPDLAHHAASPAALQGQVSSLSHLNSSGSDYGAMSCSTLLYGRTW, via the exons ATGCCCCGCCTCTGGTGGCTGCCTAAAACCTGGCGCCGGGCTAAAACAAACGCGAGGCAGCCCCCGAGCCTCCACTCAAGCCAATTAAGGCGGACTCGGTCCACTCCGTTACGTGTACATCCAACAAGATCGGCGTTAAG ccGACGCCGAATCATGTCGATGAGTCCAAAGCACACGACTCCGTTCTCAGTGTCTGACATCTTGAGTCCCCTGGAGGAAAGCTACAAGAAAGTGGGCATGGAGGGCGGCGGCCTCGGGGCTCCGCTCGCAGCGTACAGACAGGGCCAGGCGGCCCCGCCGGCCGCGGCCATGCAGCAGCACGCCGTGGGGCACCACGGCGCCGTCACCGCCGCCTACCACATGACGGCGGCGGGGGTGCCCCAGCTCTCGCACTCCGCCGTGGGGGGCTACTGCAACGGCAACCTGGGCAACATGAGCGAGCTGCCGCCTTACCAGGACACCATGCGGAACAGCGCTTCGGGCCCCGGATGGTACGGCGCCAACCCAGACCCGCGCTTCCCCGCCA TCTCCCGCTTCATGGGCCCGGCGAGCGGCATGAATATGAGTGGCATGGGCGGCCTGGGCTCGCTGGGGGACGTGAGCAAGAACATGGCCCCGCTGCCCAGTGCGCCCCGCCGGAAGCGCCGCGTGCTCTTCTCCCAGGCGCAGGTGTACGAGCTCGAGCGACGTTTCAAGCAGCAGAAGTACCTGTCGGCGCCGGAGCGCGAGCATCTGGCCAGCATGATTCACCTGACACCCACGCAGGTCAAGATCTGGTTCCAGAATCACCGCTACAAGATGAAGCGCCAGGCTAAGGACAAGGCGGCGCAGCAGCAACTGCAGCAGGACAGCggaggcggcggtggcggcggtggcggcgcgGGATGCCCGCAGCAGCAGCAAGCTCAGCAACAGTCGCCACGCCGGGTGGCCGTGCCGGTCCTGGTGAAAGACGGCAAACCCTGCCAGGCGGGCGCCCCCGCCCCCGGAGCCGCCAGCCTGCAAGGCCACGCGCAGCAACAGGCTCAGCAGCAGGCGCAGGCGGCGCAAGCGGCTGCCGCGGCCATCTCGGTGGGCAGCGGTGGCGCGGGTCTAGGAGCACACCCAGGCCACCAGCCTGGCAGCGCAGGGCAGTCCCCGGACCTGGCGCACCACGCAGCCAGCCCCGCAGCGCTGCAGGGCCAGGTCTCCAGCTTATCCCATCTGAACTCCTCAGGCTCGGACTATGGTGCCATGTCTTGCTCTACCTTGCTTTATGGTCGGACCTGGTGA
- the Nkx2-1 gene encoding homeobox protein Nkx-2.1 isoform X2: MWSGGGGKARGWEAAAGGRSSPGRLSRRRIMSMSPKHTTPFSVSDILSPLEESYKKVGMEGGGLGAPLAAYRQGQAAPPAAAMQQHAVGHHGAVTAAYHMTAAGVPQLSHSAVGGYCNGNLGNMSELPPYQDTMRNSASGPGWYGANPDPRFPAISRFMGPASGMNMSGMGGLGSLGDVSKNMAPLPSAPRRKRRVLFSQAQVYELERRFKQQKYLSAPEREHLASMIHLTPTQVKIWFQNHRYKMKRQAKDKAAQQQLQQDSGGGGGGGGGAGCPQQQQAQQQSPRRVAVPVLVKDGKPCQAGAPAPGAASLQGHAQQQAQQQAQAAQAAAAAISVGSGGAGLGAHPGHQPGSAGQSPDLAHHAASPAALQGQVSSLSHLNSSGSDYGAMSCSTLLYGRTW, encoded by the exons GCGCGGGGCTGGGAGGCCGCAGCGGGAGGGAGGAGCAGCCCCGGCAGGCTCAG ccGACGCCGAATCATGTCGATGAGTCCAAAGCACACGACTCCGTTCTCAGTGTCTGACATCTTGAGTCCCCTGGAGGAAAGCTACAAGAAAGTGGGCATGGAGGGCGGCGGCCTCGGGGCTCCGCTCGCAGCGTACAGACAGGGCCAGGCGGCCCCGCCGGCCGCGGCCATGCAGCAGCACGCCGTGGGGCACCACGGCGCCGTCACCGCCGCCTACCACATGACGGCGGCGGGGGTGCCCCAGCTCTCGCACTCCGCCGTGGGGGGCTACTGCAACGGCAACCTGGGCAACATGAGCGAGCTGCCGCCTTACCAGGACACCATGCGGAACAGCGCTTCGGGCCCCGGATGGTACGGCGCCAACCCAGACCCGCGCTTCCCCGCCA TCTCCCGCTTCATGGGCCCGGCGAGCGGCATGAATATGAGTGGCATGGGCGGCCTGGGCTCGCTGGGGGACGTGAGCAAGAACATGGCCCCGCTGCCCAGTGCGCCCCGCCGGAAGCGCCGCGTGCTCTTCTCCCAGGCGCAGGTGTACGAGCTCGAGCGACGTTTCAAGCAGCAGAAGTACCTGTCGGCGCCGGAGCGCGAGCATCTGGCCAGCATGATTCACCTGACACCCACGCAGGTCAAGATCTGGTTCCAGAATCACCGCTACAAGATGAAGCGCCAGGCTAAGGACAAGGCGGCGCAGCAGCAACTGCAGCAGGACAGCggaggcggcggtggcggcggtggcggcgcgGGATGCCCGCAGCAGCAGCAAGCTCAGCAACAGTCGCCACGCCGGGTGGCCGTGCCGGTCCTGGTGAAAGACGGCAAACCCTGCCAGGCGGGCGCCCCCGCCCCCGGAGCCGCCAGCCTGCAAGGCCACGCGCAGCAACAGGCTCAGCAGCAGGCGCAGGCGGCGCAAGCGGCTGCCGCGGCCATCTCGGTGGGCAGCGGTGGCGCGGGTCTAGGAGCACACCCAGGCCACCAGCCTGGCAGCGCAGGGCAGTCCCCGGACCTGGCGCACCACGCAGCCAGCCCCGCAGCGCTGCAGGGCCAGGTCTCCAGCTTATCCCATCTGAACTCCTCAGGCTCGGACTATGGTGCCATGTCTTGCTCTACCTTGCTTTATGGTCGGACCTGGTGA